gtgtgtgtatatgtaaatgtttgtTTAAACCTACTTAGAATTGCACCCAGTTTGCGTTAgcagcattttgttgttgttgtggttgcccACTATAAAGAAGAaatgataattaatttttacaaaattatttgaagcacAGCTTGTAATTACCCTGCTGAGGCGTAATCCGTCCATTCGCTGCCTGGTCCACCTGGGGCTTTATGTGCAGGCGATGTACCCGGACTCTGTCGCACAGAGCCACTAGCTCCTGAAGGCGGTGGTGCAATCTTGCCAATACCCCCCGGTGGTGGTGGCAAAATACCAGATGACGGCTTAGCTTTGCCAGCGCGACCAGTGCCTTCAGATCCATCTTTTTTCTGTATAAatacatgtaaaattgtgtcAACCTATTTAATTCGTCTTACTACTTACTGTTATTCGCATGTTAATTTTAATGGTTTCGCCTTCCTTGAATCCCAAATCAAGTTGCTGCTTAGGCTCTGTTTTCTCCTTCTCGATTTGCTCTTGATTTTTCACCCATTTGAAGTGATCTTGTAATGCTACATTCAGGTCAAAAGAGTCCGAACGATCTCCAAAACCCAGGCCCAAAAAGGCAGAACGACCTAAGATACATCGAACATTATAACAGAGATATTAAATAACTTAAgttgtaagttttttttttataccgtTATCATCTTGTACGCGTATTACGAAGTAACGTGAACTATCCGAAACCGCTTCTATAGCAACACCAGGATATGTATCAATTGGGCAATTGGCAAAAAGCGCGCCAGTATTTTTATCTTCCAACTTTAAATTACATGCTGTTCCTTTTGCCACCAAACGCATACGACCGGTCCATGTTGGTTCGCCCAGATTCCAATCCGCAGCTCTAACGTGTAAAAACAAGCATTTGCAAACAGTGATTCGATTTATCAAATGTGTATCaggaaaaacacaatttcaagCATTTTATTGCCGAAAAGACTTAAGATTCTATAGCCGTTCTTTAATTGGCCTTAAATTTTCTAATAAGAACTGATAACATCTTAACCAATAAGAGATTTGCCGCAGAAAAAATCAATTGGATTTGAACTTGAAGCGTTAACTAGTTTAACCTTGTATTGTGACAAAGCAGCTGTATTTAAGGACAATCAATAGCAAGATGCAGCAATTCAATAACTATCATTAGAtatcatatttttgtaattgcttTGTTCATCTCGTTGACGTGGTCCATTTAAGAAAGTTGCAATTTCTAGGTTTTTTTTGTATCAACTTTAGATTCTTTGTCATCAACGTTGCTTGGCAGTggcaatgaaaaacaaaaaacaatagtgGGTAAGAAAAATAGGAAACTAGCAAATTTTCCACGAAGACAGATTTTCCACTGGAGCACCGCTGCGTTTATCGTTTACCTGTAACCTCTGTTGCTGGCGCGTGGTGggattttgtaaataaatacttCTGGCTTTACAATCAAAACACTTTcatattccatttttatttagatatCACTCGAATCTTGTCTAAATAACTTTACAActaatttttctgaatttctCTTCTTTAATAAACTCCCCCTTTTTCTTCGGCTTTCGTTGGTTGGTATTTTGTCAAAGCAACAGAGTTGCATTGACCAATTGGATACTCAATTATTTAGTACCATTAGAAAGTATAGTACGATACTTTTTTATGGTTCTATCGTAATAAAGCTATACTTAAAGTTGTAAATAATAagctatttatatttatatacatatataaaatctaGCAAAAATGTTGTCTAGGTTATGCAATCTTTATTAAGTTTGCGTTCgccttaatatttttttgttaacttcAAGTTTACTGTGCTTTAGCAACACTTATACAGTCCTTTGTATTTGACATTCGTAACAAAACACGTGAAATACAATACGAAAACAAAATAAGTACATCAACGATTTGGCAAAATTTGCCAAAATGACTCCAGGAAATAAAGCTAATTCAGATAGTGATTTGGAAAGTGTAATTTCTTTTCAAGATGTTCCGAAGCCACGTCGTAACAGCACTGGTCCCAAATATGTATGCATCATAGAGGGATGCGGCAAAAGTTTCAAGCGTCTGGATCATCTCGATCGGCATGAGTATCACCACACAGGAATTGTAAGTCTACATAATAGTAAGTTGCAACCTTAAATAGTGGCTTTGTCTTTCAGAAAAAACATTATTGCATATATGACGGCTGCGAtaaagtatattccattttgacgCACTTGAAACGTCATTTGCGTACTACACATGAACGAGTGGGGCCACCAGTGAAGAATGTGCCATGTCAGATACCCGGTTGTTTAAAAATGTTCCAGTCGGAGGCTAATATGTATCGACATATTCGGGAAGTTCATGAAAATCCTAAAATCTACCCTTGCTCGTTTTGTTCAGAAAAGTTcacgcaaaaattaaaattacgcAGGCACGAAATTCAAACGCACACTGGTGAATACCCTTATATGTAAgttaatgttatttatttttaaaaaataactataaaatttataatttcctttTTTGCAATAGTTGTGAAAAGTGCTCAAGGGGATTTTATCAACAATGGGAACATGAACGACACGTTCCAAGCTGCAAAGTATACATTTGTGCCAATTGTAACTTGAAGTTTGATAAATGGACAAAATACGTTAAACATTGTAAAGAGAAACAGCATGGACGCAAGTATTATCAGTGCGAACAATGTGAACGTGTGTATGGAAAACCCAGcgaattacaaaaacatatagcAGCTAAACATATGGACGAGGAgaagaaaatgaattttaaatgcaaCAATTGTGAACGTAGTTACGCCTATGAACGAAATTTAAAGCAACATATACGTATCGCACATGGAGGAAAACGTTTTGAATGTGCAGAGCCAGGTTGTGAACGTATTTTTAGTAGTGGACAAAATTTAGCAAAACATTTAGAGCGCGATCACTCTACTTCGACAGAAAAGAAAAGTGAAGTTTCAAAGGCAAATAAAAAGCCTAATATCAAGAGTACACGTAAAAAGCGGAAGGACGCAGGCCGGTCTATTATGTCAAATCTATCAAAGTTCAGCGGTATAGCTGTCGATAAAAATTTTGACGTATTGCTTAGGAAACGTGAAGATATTGCTTTAGATATAGCAGCTGATGTATTGGCAAAGGATCAAAGTGAAAGC
The DNA window shown above is from Bactrocera tryoni isolate S06 chromosome 4, CSIRO_BtryS06_freeze2, whole genome shotgun sequence and carries:
- the LOC120775559 gene encoding zinc finger protein 436; amino-acid sequence: MTPGNKANSDSDLESVISFQDVPKPRRNSTGPKYVCIIEGCGKSFKRLDHLDRHEYHHTGIKKHYCIYDGCDKVYSILTHLKRHLRTTHERVGPPVKNVPCQIPGCLKMFQSEANMYRHIREVHENPKIYPCSFCSEKFTQKLKLRRHEIQTHTGEYPYICEKCSRGFYQQWEHERHVPSCKVYICANCNLKFDKWTKYVKHCKEKQHGRKYYQCEQCERVYGKPSELQKHIAAKHMDEEKKMNFKCNNCERSYAYERNLKQHIRIAHGGKRFECAEPGCERIFSSGQNLAKHLERDHSTSTEKKSEVSKANKKPNIKSTRKKRKDAGRSIMSNLSKFSGIAVDKNFDVLLRKREDIALDIAADVLAKDQSESDESEDNLPLSQLTQVNKDEGLENLMTAVLADV
- the LOC120775397 gene encoding NECAP-like protein CG9132 produces the protein MEYESVLIVKPEVFIYKIPPRASNRGYRAADWNLGEPTWTGRMRLVAKGTACNLKLEDKNTGALFANCPIDTYPGVAIEAVSDSSRYFVIRVQDDNGRSAFLGLGFGDRSDSFDLNVALQDHFKWVKNQEQIEKEKTEPKQQLDLGFKEGETIKINMRITKKDGSEGTGRAGKAKPSSGILPPPPGGIGKIAPPPSGASGSVRQSPGTSPAHKAPGGPGSEWTDYASAGGQPQQQQNAANANWVQF